Genomic segment of Pseudorca crassidens isolate mPseCra1 chromosome 10, mPseCra1.hap1, whole genome shotgun sequence:
gctagtttcttttatagaagggggtggggaggcggaGGTTAGGAAATAAAGTTAAAAGGTCATAAGTCTTGCAAAATATCCCCTGGTTTGACCATCCTCGGgtaggggatgtgttaatttcttctttcttgcagccattcacaggtgagcAGAGTCAGAAtgtttccctgtgagctgaacaaaagCTGTGGCAAAgcaagagaggcatggacatatatacactaacaaacgtaaaatagataggtagtgggaagcagccgcatagcacagggatatcagctccgtgctttgtgaccgcctggaggggtgggatggggagggtgggagggagggagacagcaagagggaagagatatggtaacatatgtatatgtgtaactgattcactttgttacaaagcagaaactaacacaccattgtaaagcaattataccccaataaagatgttaaaaaaagtttaCTGCGGTAATCCAAAAGAGAGATAATAGTGTTATCAACCCATCTTAGGAGAAAGGATGAACACAATGCTATATtcacaaatggaatattatacagtaatgaaaatgaattttaactcGACAATATGGGTATATCTTAACTTATTGAGTGAAAAGAAGCAAATTCAGATTACCTATGACATGATGCCTTTCAGacaaaaacaactaaaattaaaAGCCTATATTGTTTGGCCATGTGTATGTATCAAGCAGAACTATCTTTTCAATAAGTAAGGGGACACAAAATACAGAGGGAGACAAGAGAAAGAGTTGTAGTAAAGGTTAGGTTATTGTCAACGTTCTGGTTCTTATAGATTTGGTAATGGATTAAAGAATGTTCACAATTTAGGGTAACGCAAAGTCTTAAACCAGGCGTTATGATTAACCCCGTTTTGCATATCTGCGGTCCACCCGGGTTAGGGACAAACCAAGGATTTGGGAAAAGTTTCCCATAAGTCCAAAGGTGAAGTTTGAGCCGCGTCCCTGCTGCGTGGGCTTCCATTTCATGGCCCCATACTGAAATGGGATGAAGTCAAGGATGAGGACCGCATGGGAGCTATAGAGGCAAGCTTATTactacaaagagaagaaaagacgcCTTCTCCTTCAAAGTCTGAGGACTTCAAGACCGTAGCGAAGACGCCTGGGAAATGGAGTCCCGGCTCCTGAGGAGATCCGAAGGCTTCTGGGAAGCGCAGTCCAAAGCCGGCCTGTCTCCTTCTGCGCAGCCTCAAAAGTCTCTGTGGAAGGACGCCTGGAGGCGTATTGCAGCTCCGTCCTTCCACCGGAAGTGTCCGATCGGAACCAGCCCTGTGGGAGAGGTGAGTCCGGCTCTGGGGCCTCAGATGTCCGGCCCTTTGTCCCCTTTAAACACCCAGTCCCTATCATGTTACCTTCGGGATTGCAGCAGCCCTGTGGCGCTCTGGACCGGGACCTCAGAGGAATCCCGAGGAAAGGTGGAACTAGGTTTGGCGTTGGGAGAGCGTTCGCGCCCTCCTATTTCGGGAAAGAATATGGGTTTCCATAGTTACCTCCGCCGCGCGTGACGTCATCGTTGAGGGCTAAGAGGGCGTGGTTGGGGGGGCTCGGGCATTCCTGCTTGCGGAGATTACAGGGTCACTGGTAAGAGGAGTGGCCTGACCCAGTCGGGCAAGGCGAGGAAGGGTGGCATCTGTCTTGGATCGGCTGCGTTCTGCCAGAAGAAGACTGCCCCACGGTCCGCCCCTGACTCCTGCTTCTCATGGGAGGAGTAATCTGCCTTTTCGCAGGAAAAGTGGGGACATCCCGGCATCCTCATGAAATTTACTCACGCAGTAAATATTTAGTGTTTCCTGTGTAGCGGGGAGGCCGCGAAGCCAATATTGAAACCAATATCTCGTTCTAGAATGAGAGAGAAGACAGCAAATCAGGCAGTTGTAAGACTGTAAAGTGCCTCAATTTGAGAAACACAAGGTGCTGTGAGAGCTGTGAATCCCCTGCTCTCTGGATTTCCCCTAACTGCCATCCCTCCGCCAACAAaactacccccccacccccgtcctcgTCCTACCCCAACATACACACCCAGAGCCTACCCATTCACCAGGAACCTACTCATCCAACAGGAAGCCTGCACTTTACGAAACTTCCACCTTTCCCAACGTAACTAATTACTCCCTACTCTCTGTCCTAATGGCATTTGTTTACATATCTGCTTAGCTATTTTTGTAACTCTGCTCCAACACAATGATTGTAAAGcactagatgctcaataaatgtttattagctTGAGATTAGTAAGACATTTGAAACCCAGCTTTACGGGGTATATATCAAATCCTTGAGAACTAGATGATTTTATCTAGAGTTGTGGACTGTTTTAAGTGGATGAGAAGTGAGTAAACATCTGAAGACAGAACTTTCAGCTATGTGAGGAGATAACATATGTTGTAGAATCAGCTGCTTAGCATGATAATTTAAGTTTAAGCTAGGAATTGTGGATTCTGTAGGCCTACTTTACTGTTCATCTTCCTACgctaaatgagataatgcccATAAAGATTTAAGACACTACCTGGTAAACATTTAACACGTCTAGAAAACATAACAAGAAGTGAACTTAGGTCTCTATATCAAAAGAATGTCCCAATAAATTATGAAAGATTGAGACTGATATATATACCATAGCTCTAACCCCCCATTTTCCTCCTCTATCATTGCTAAATTTTGTTCCTACTTTCACCCCCTCAAACTCTGTTTTCCAAGGTTCAATCTGAGCCTGTGATCTTCATTTCATACTCTTAGACAATTATCCGCAATATTTATCTTTAACTGCCCTTTCCATGGATCTTATCTAAATCTGTATTTCCATTCCTAACTCCTTTCCATTAAAATCTCTTAATATCTGTTGGAAATGTTTTTCTAAGTGGACGTCTCATCATCTAAAATACAGAATATCCAAAAGACAAAGCAATTAGGAAACTCAAATTtcctaatttacatttttatctaaTAAATCAACAAATGTGGGAACTtaagaataaatattaataaatattaataatgctCCTTAACCTCATGGAGCTCCAGTCaattgttgaaaaaaaaagaaaaagaaaacagccaaacaactaaaaataatacAGGTTAATATGTGTTGCATCCACAGATGTTGTTTTAGGAACTGCAGGAACTCAGTAGAGTTGGTGAATTCCTTATAAGAGGTAGTGCAATTCTTAGTCACTCCAATTACACCCTGCAAGCTGGTCTCATTATCAATCTGCTGTTCTTTCCCACTTCCTCAACTCTTTGCTCTCCCTTCCTTTTTGCCTTTCTGGATCTTTCTCATCCTTTATTGTCCAGTTTAAGCCCCACCACCTGTAGGAAATatttgcacacatacacacacattccttCCTTACCTCAGAGCTCTTAAGATATTCAGTGTCTCTACCATGCAATTTGTTTAGTACTTCGGCTTTCaacatttatcaaacattttCAATGTGTGTGTCACGTGAAActtgttttgttatttaaatgttttgtatCCATGTGTGTTTTATGTCATTTCTTTCCAACTATTTTGCAAActcaaatactattttttaaattccttatatCTGTACATCAGAATAGAGAATATCTAGGCATACCCCATACTAACCAGGTCAGCATATCCAGGGGCAGGGCCAAGGAATCTGTTTCTAACAAAGTTCCCACATGACAGTTAGGCAGTGAGCTCAGCTCTGAATTCAGACTTTCTTGGAAACCACTGCCATATAACTTCTAGCCCAATGCTTTGCTGTGTTAAGATTCTTAATAACATACATGTCTGTGCAAGAGTCAGTAGTCAGCTTGGTGAAATGTTGAGTAGAAGAACATGAAAGATTGGTACTTGTATTTTGCTATTGTACTCTGGGGCTTCACCTCTCAATTCCTTTATTCAGTTTTTCAGTCCAGACACCAGACTGACCATTCCAAAGTGCTGATAAGACTTGAGGAACTCATATCTTACAAAAAGACTAACAAAAGACTGATAAGCAAGTCTTGGCGCTGGTTTATTATAATTTCCTGGTGATACGATAGGCCTCAATGTCCAGGACATAGACTGAGCCATGAAACCAGAAAGGCAGAGAAGGAATTGTTGGGACAAAAGGAAACCTACCTGAGACTTTTGGGGAAGAAGCTAGTTACACTGACTGAAATTGTTAACCTCTGGCTGTCAAGAAAAGTTgccctattttattatttaagagaTTTATAAGTAATCCTAGTTCCACATTCTGAATAGATAATTATAACATTCTAAGCTTGTATTTCCCCCACACTTTTATGAGTATAGTAGCCTCTTTATGTTTCTATCTTTTCATATTGGTCCATCCTAGAAATAAACAATATATCTCCACAAACAGTATTTGTCAGGCCATTCTGCTCAGAAGCTTTTGTtggctccccagtgcctaaaAGATAAACTCTGAATTCATGAACTTGACATTTGAAGCTTTCTTCAATAGGGCCTTTGTCTCTATAATTTCCTTATACAAACCTACTGACATTTGCTTTCCCACTTCTGTGTTCCTACCATTAACCAGTTGTTCAAGCTGTTCCTTGCTTgtaatttcctatttctttctccCACATCCTAGTCAAATCCTATCCATTCATCAGAAGGTAGTTTTTTAATTAAGCTTCTGACCATTGTAACCTACTGTGCTCTTTTCCATCTCCAACTTTATGAAGCACTTCTGTCATTTTTCTGTTGTGATGGTTATTTTCTTTATgactaataaataatttaattgcaTGTGACAAGTTACCATTCAATATTGCCTTATATTTATATTGtcttatatttaatatttgtaatttaaattatcttatttttaaaataaaaatttaagctgCTTTTAGGTAGAAATTATGCAACAGTTGTATTCCACAAAACAGGTATTTTAGTGCTTTTAAGTGTATAATGAAGAATAACTATTTCTATGATGAGATATTTTGTCTTCCTAGACAGTAATAACAATTTTTTTATCCCTCAGGAGAGCTCTTTAAACTAAAAAAggcctttcacagagcagaagtggGATTCTGATCATACATTTTATCTCAGGATGACAACAGAATCAAAGAAAGCTGCAGCTCAGAACCTTCAAGAGGATGAAGAACTTCTGATAGTGAAGATTGAAGAGGAAGATTTTGTCTGGAAGCAGGACACTTGCTTACAGAGAAGTGATACCCTCAGGCAGGAGCTCTGCCGGCAGCTGTTCAGGCAGTTCTGCTACCAGGATTCCCCAGGACCCCGCGAGGCACTGAGCCGGCTGCGAGAGCTCTGCTGTCAGTGGCTGAAGCCAGAAACCCACACCAAGGAGCAGATCCTGGAGCTACTGGTGCTAGAGCAGTTCCTGACCATCCTGCCAGGGGATCTACAGGCTTGGGTGCATGAACGTTACCCAGAGACTGGAGAGGAGGCAGTGACCATACTGGAAGATTTAGAGAGAGGCACTGATGAAGCAGTACTCCAGGTACAAAGGGGATGGGAGATCTAAGACCTCCAGGATGGGTGGAGTCCCACAAAGGGAGAAAAGGGCCTGAGATTGATATCTAGCGAGCTTTGTAGGAACTCGTAGTTCAGTATGCAGTTATGTCTCCTTCCATCTCTGTTTGGTACCATACTACCTTTTATAATTGAGTCAGACTTAATTCTTCCTTCCCCAGTTTTATattattgagttggccaaaaagtttgttcaatccaaacgaactttttggccaacccaatactacaGGAGGTTCTCTTTGgttttggaagatgtttaattCCAACAGGGATTCTCTCGTAAGCTCAAAGGTACTTTGTTTTTCTCAGATTCCAGTCTGTGGACATGGACAAGAACTAATCAGGAGAAAAGTGGCACCCCCTGGACCACCACTTAGTGTCCAGTTCCAGCCAGTGAACACCAAGGTCCTTCATGGTGCTTCAGAACCCCAACTCCTACTGGACCGTGGTAAGGGACAATACTCTCTGTGGTGCACGTCCCTGAAGAACTGGGACAGTGAACCTCCCTTCTCATGTTAGTCTTCATAACCGTAGATGGTCCTTTCCTTTATTACTTCATGAGAAATGGAGAACTTTTTTCTTGTGTGTCATTGGCCaaccagaaaaagagagagaaaaatttgtttcttatccaaaatgtctcctttttttcatttgttctttatcCATAATATTTCCAAAACATGAGATGTTTTCATGTTATGAGCaagttaaaggaaagaaaatgaatgagttGAGATGTCAGGGAatgagaaaagaagcaaaagggaaagaaacacattcacagaaacaaaaCATGTTCATAGAGAAGCACATACAAtgatagagaaaaagagaggcaaaTATGTGATGATATACTCAGAAATAGAATATAATTCACAGATACATAGAACAAGATCCATATTGTTGcctttgtttattttacttttggttttacaaagctcttttatgtttttatagaaAGTTGGCCATACTtgcactgactacctccacagaATCCTCATTGCTATTCAAAAACTCATTGTTTAAAAAGTTCATGGACTTAATATCACTTTAGGTGATATTAAGGTGatgcccaaaaataaacccaagagtaaattacagtaattttttttaaattacccaaATTCTGCTTTCAAGTTTGCTCTGGAAACATTTCCGTTCAGCCCACCTAAAATTGTAAATTTTCCCACCCTAAGACCAGCACTGCCTAACCCCCTTTACTGGCTAGCTTATTCTACACAAAGGACACCCTATAACAAAGAGGGGCTGCTTGATTCCAGCATAATATAGAGTCATGAGCACAGTATATGGTTGATGAGCTAGAAGGTAGGAATTTTGAGGACTAGATCATAGTCCTGGAAACCAGTGTGAAGAGCTCAGGTGTGTCGTAGAAGAGATTAAGGGTTTCTGAGTAGGGTGTAAGAGGATGACAgggtttgttgttattgttgttttatttttggctgcattgggtctttgttgctgtgcgcgggctttctctagttgcagcgagctggggctactcttcgttgcggtgcatgggcttctcattgcggtggcttctcttgttgcggagcatggactctaggtgcgtgggcttcagtagctgtggcacatgggctcagtagttgtggctcacgggctctagagcacaggctcagtagttgtggtgcacaggcttcagtagctgtggcacatgggctcagtagttgtggctcgtgggctctagagcacaggctcagtagttgtggtgcacagacagttgctccgcagcatgtgggatcttcccggaccagggctggaacccatgtcccctgcattggcaggcagatttttaaccactgcaccactagggaagtcccaggatgacTGGGTTTAATGACAATCAGTCTGGTAAGGGTATTTAGGATGACTGGGAAGAAGAATAGCTCAGAGTCAGAACAGCAAGGAGGCTGTTACAGTTATCTAAACAGGAAGCGGTGAGGTTCTATAGTAACAGAAATGTAAAGAAAGGGAGGTATATAGGGGACATTTAGCAGAAGTGACAGAATTTGATTATCCATGaatgatgaagaagaaatggaagggtggattggatggatagatggatggaggTTTCTCCCACCACATACATACCTCAGAGTCATTATAACTTTACTTTTCTCAATGCATCTATGTCCTCATCTGCTCTCTTTGAGATTGTGCCTCCCTTTCATCCTCTAAGCCTAACACTAGAAATATCATAGACCCAAAGTTCCTCAAGAGCCCTCTCATTCACATTGCGTAGTTCTTTCTCCTTACTTtgttccccacccccattcttgCTGGTGGTGATCCTCTTCCTAATCTTTTCTGTTGTATCTGCTCATCCTCggatgtctgtttcctctctctgccaACCACTGCATAAATAACTTGCTTTtaccaatttttctttcttttgtatcctCATCCATCTGTCCTCTAATTACAAAGGCCACACATTTTTAGAGTGGCCAAATGAAGTACCAATAGGTAACCATCTTGCGTGTAcctcaaagttttattttctatcaGCTCAGCAAACAGGTATTTACccctttattttttcatcattattttagATAATGAGAGTGAAAACAGTGGATCCATGCCAAAGCTGGAAATTTATGAGAGAATGGAATCGCAGAGAATTATATCAGGAAGAATTTCAGGATTTGTGTCAGAAGGATCTGCTGAGCCTCAAGACATCTGTAAGTCTACAGGCAGGTTAAAGAGACAACAGGAAATAGAATCAGGGGAGTCTCAAAAACCATCATCAGCTCAGGATGGAGGTTTTAGTAAAATCCTCACCCACAAAAATACACTTACAGGTGAAATAATAAGCCATGATTGTGAGAGAAGCTTAAATCTGAACTCAAATGAATTTTCACACCAGAAATCTTGTAAACACAGTACCTATGACCAAAGTTTCAAATGGAATTCAGATTTTATTAAGCATCAAAGAATTTATGCTGGAGAAAAAATTCACCAATATGGAAAATCTCTCAAGAGCCCAAACCTTATTAAACATGCAGCAATTTTCAGTGGAGAGAAAACCCATCagtgtaatgaatgtgggaaagctttcagACACAGCTCAAAGCTTATTAGGCATCAGagaatccacactggagagaGACCTTATGAATGTAATGAGTGTGGGAAAGGCTTTGGGGGGAGCTCAGATCTTATTAGACACCAGAGGATTCACACTGGGGAAAGACCCTTTGAATGCAAAGAATGTGGGAGAGCATTCAGCCTGAACTCACATCTTATCctgcatcagagaattcacaccagagagaaaccctatgaatgtagtgaatgtgggaaaaccttcagAGTGAGCTCACACCTTATTCGACACCTGagaatccacactggagagaaaccctatgaatgcagTGAGTGTGGGAGAGCCTTCAGTCAGAGCTCACACCTTAGtcaacatcagagaattcacaagAGGGAAAACCTATTAATGTAAAGAACTTAAATtcataaggaaatagaaaaacgTGAAAAACATTgaataaaagataaatactggGTGAGATGAATGACTGTAAGACCAATGtctctttattctctctctcattctcagtTTTCTGTTCTGCATATGATCTTCACCTCTGTGTGTCTGCTTTCTGTGAGACAGTGGATGTACCTCTTCCGTTGACTGCTAAAATCAAACCAAAATAGCAGAATTTGGGGGAGGCTAATAAATGGGTTAGTCTatggcaatgaaaataaaaaagaggacgCTCTTGGGAAATAACCATGATTACAGTGTGGGGGGAAGAAGATTCAGGTAAAGAGACTGATCATCAACTCTAGTTAATGATTCTCCACAAGAGGAGGTAGGCTAAGCCCAGGAGTGGAATAGCTTGAGCAACGTACTGCAGAACAGTTCTTTTGGAAGATTCCTTTAAAGAATGAAGACACAGCACAACTAAATTAGACAGTCATGTCAAACAAGAGGACATATGCAGTGGTGGCATTCCAATATGTAAGCCAAAATCTGTGTTCAGAGGTCATGCCAGGAAGTGAACAACTGGAAGAGCATTTAAAGCAAGAGACCATAATCCAGAGATTCAAATAAGACAGGAGGGGAATAGAAGCAAATTAGGCAACAGCTAGGGTTAGAGGTAAGGAAAGGTGTTCAAATTGAACTAAACCTTAGAATTTGGAGGAGATACACAGTAGTATAACTGGGATTTTACTGCCACGTACGCTGTGGGGTTTTTGGCACCTTCCTGGGTAGGTGGATAGAGAGTGTAGTTCTGGGGAGCTCTCTTGACAGAAATAGGGTTCTCTGGCTACTGACAATTGTGGAAGAGGGCTGAAGGAATTAGTACTAAAAATATAGGTCCCGAAACTTTATTTCATTGCTGCTGGCTGCTATTCTCTCCAAAAAAGACCTAGAGGAGAGTGTAGAAAGGGTAGGTATCTGAGAGAAGAGTGGAGAGGAATCTGCAACAAGTTGGAACTCTACCAATGATTTCAGGATATAAAGGTGAATCCTGCTCTACTTGTTTTACCTTTTAGATGAGGCACATTTGAACTaatgtgagaaataaaaacatatttaaggcCTAAATATTCTATAGTATATAATGCTTTTATATGAAAACTCTGGCGAGAAACAGAACTCCCATATGAGAAGTATAATCTAATGAACAAAATTTTCCACTAAGAGGCTTTATAAAAAAAAGTCttagcatttatttttcaatgaCCTTGAACTAGAAATGTCCTGATAGGATCTAAATAACCCAATATTTGTTTTAAGGTAATGTTGAACCCATAGTTTCTTTTTACAGGCACTGTGCTGATAAAACCTGTCTCATGATTGTACAAATGctgttatttttaccattttattttattttatttcccattttatagttgagaaaactgagctgTAAAGTATCTGGCACAAGACACATAGTAAATGGTGGAAGCGGGATATAAACACACATACTATTCCAGTGCCCTAGTTCTTAACCTTAACCTTGACTATGTCACTGACAGTATGACAACGggatataaaattagaaaagacagtactggggaattccctggtggcccagtggttaggacttggcactttcactgcaggggggccgggattcaatccctggtccgggaaacaAGATCCCGCAACACAATTTTAAAGTTAGGGGGAAGGGGTTTGTATATCACCCTTTTAGAACACTAATTcaccatacattttaaaatcaaggcGGCAGCAGGGACCTGGTAGGCTAGGCAGCGACTTTGCCCTGAAGGCCCCGAGAGACTACCACGAAGACTACCACCCGCCTGGTTAGCGGGCATTTGGGCTTGTGTGGCCGGGGGGCTGTTGCCCAGGGTTTCAGAGCTTCTGTTGAGGTTCAGGAACAGGATTCCAGAGGTGAAGGCGGCAGCTACAGGAAGGGGCTGCGACTTCAGATTGCCCCCCctcacaccacaccacacacatgcacactcacacacctgTCTATGTTGCTAGTGAACGTCTGCACACCATTTGATCATTTACTGATCATGATCAGAAGTCTTATCTGTAGATTTATTTGTAGTAGAAAACACCAGCATGCTTGGTTTGGTATTTCTGATTTCATCCCTTTGTGGCCAAGCTTCACGTTGTTTCCAAATTATAAATTGTATTGTTTGTCTTGCCAAGTTTGTGCTTTCTGTCACATGTGACAAAATTCACCAGAATTGTCAGTTTTccttttgaattaatattttagtgGTTCATTCAATGAGTTTCAAGATGACTAGTCTTCTTTTAACCTCAGTTAAAGATTTCAGTAACCCTTGGCATTTCTCTATGTTAGTAATGATTTATTTTGCCTTAGGAATGACCCCAACAAATCAGCCCCAGGGACAACCCCCTTGAAGCAGAGACTGCCATATACTCCCAACCCTTGGAGTAAGAGTTTACTCAAACTGTCATAGGCCATACTGGCTGCAGCTTTGGCTATTAAATATCAAAAGGAACAGAATAGTCTCCTGACAGTAAAAGAGGAGGACAACACTACTGTGGGAGCAAGGCTGCAAACCTTCAGTCTCTACTCACCCTGACTAGATATATTAGTCTCCGTGTTTCTACTACCTCTTGAGGATGGAATAAGACTGTGCACATTCTTTGTCTATTGTACGCCCTGAGAACTGTTCCCTAAGATGTCTTTCTAAGGTATTAACTCTTGTTCATTCATTGAGTCTTTCACACCCCAACCATATCTTGTTTCCAGGCTGTAGCCAGTGCCTGTGGAATGGGAGTGCATTCCGAATTTCATCATCAAGCGACACAGAAGCCACCAACTATTCCTTTCCAGACTATGAAAAAGACAGCTTAAATGAGAATTCCAGGCCATTCACGAGCAAGGTGAACATCAGAATCCACCTTGAGAAGAAGGGAGTGGTTGAAAGCTCTGACAGTTATCCAGGTTGAACAGCAACAGGAACACTTTAGACATAGGAAACACCATGCTGAATCAGACTGAATATCCATCCTCTCAGGTACTGCATTCCAGCTTGGGTTGCATCAACAAAGGACATGATGCAGAATAACATAGTGCTGTCCTCCCTATTATCAGCATCAGCAGGAAGCTATGCACCAGCTTTCCTAACTTCATTTAAAAACCTAtttctggggcttctctggtggcacagtggttgagagtccgcctgccgatgcaggggatacgggtttgtgcctcggtccgggaggatcccatatgccgcagaggagctgggcccatgagccatggccactgagcctgcgcgtccggagcctgtgctccgcagtgggagaggccacaacagtaagaggcccgcgtaccacaaaaaagaaaaaaagaacctatTCCTGACTgatctcataaaataaaaattatctttatttaaacCTATTTGTATTTTCATCATGTGTAATTTCATAGTCTAACCTCTACTGTACATTTAGTGCTTGCTCTGTAAAGTAAATGTACTCTTTTGTCTTAAAATTACCTTTTCTGACTCCCCTGGATCACCTAACGCCATT
This window contains:
- the ZNF165 gene encoding zinc finger protein 165 isoform X2, which translates into the protein MTTESKKAAAQNLQEDEELLIVKIEEEDFVWKQDTCLQRSDTLRQELCRQLFRQFCYQDSPGPREALSRLRELCCQWLKPETHTKEQILELLVLEQFLTILPGDLQAWVHERYPETGEEAVTILEDLERGTDEAVLQIPVCGHGQELIRRKVAPPGPPLSVQFQPVNTKVLHGASEPQLLLDRDNESENSGSMPKLEIYERMESQRIISGRISGFVSEGSAEPQDICCSQCLWNGSAFRISSSSDTEATNYSFPDYEKDSLNENSRPFTSKVNIRIHLEKKGVVESSDSYPG
- the ZNF165 gene encoding zinc finger protein 165 isoform X1; this translates as MTTESKKAAAQNLQEDEELLIVKIEEEDFVWKQDTCLQRSDTLRQELCRQLFRQFCYQDSPGPREALSRLRELCCQWLKPETHTKEQILELLVLEQFLTILPGDLQAWVHERYPETGEEAVTILEDLERGTDEAVLQIPVCGHGQELIRRKVAPPGPPLSVQFQPVNTKVLHGASEPQLLLDRDNESENSGSMPKLEIYERMESQRIISGRISGFVSEGSAEPQDICKSTGRLKRQQEIESGESQKPSSAQDGGFSKILTHKNTLTGEIISHDCERSLNLNSNEFSHQKSCKHSTYDQSFKWNSDFIKHQRIYAGEKIHQYGKSLKSPNLIKHAAIFSGEKTHQCNECGKAFRHSSKLIRHQRIHTGERPYECNECGKGFGGSSDLIRHQRIHTGERPFECKECGRAFSLNSHLILHQRIHTREKPYECSECGKTFRVSSHLIRHLRIHTGEKPYECSECGRAFSQSSHLSQHQRIHKRENLLM